In Nitrobacteraceae bacterium AZCC 1564, the following proteins share a genomic window:
- a CDS encoding acetolactate synthase-1/2/3 large subunit (product_source=KO:K01652; cath_funfam=3.40.50.1220,3.40.50.970; cog=COG0028; ko=KO:K01652; pfam=PF00205,PF02775,PF02776; superfamily=52467,52518), with product MNGAELLVSALENEGVKQIFSVPGEENLDFVEALRRSTIKLVVTRHEQAAAFMAATHGRLTGKPGVCLATLGPGALNFTTGAAYALLGAMPMIMITGQKGILSRRQARFQIVDMVSTMTPLTKLARQIVSASSIPTIVREAFRIAQQERPGPVLLELPEDIASEIVAAGTPVPPHPIDPPIAPPEALNRAAELILKAERPLIMLGAAASRPRLADALSDFVRRLQIPFFNTQMGKGAVSGGSGLYMGTAALSERDYVHRAIDRADLIISIGHDTVEKPPFFMGPKGPSVLHVGYLPATVEEVFFPNAELVGDVGPSLTLLADRLEGKLPNAGALLGLREEILFHIGDRAEESRYPLTPQRIVHDVRQVMPEDGIVCLDNGMYKIWFARNYRTRVANTLLLDNALATMGAGLPSAMMAALLYPQRRVLAVCGDGGFMMNSQEVETAARLKLNLVVLILQDNAYGMIRWKQAVDGYADFGLTFNNPNFVTYANAYGIKGSRVEGANDLAPVLEAAFAGGGVHLVSVPVDYSENVRVLVNELREQNA from the coding sequence ATGAATGGCGCTGAACTGCTTGTATCCGCACTGGAAAACGAGGGTGTGAAACAAATCTTCAGCGTGCCGGGCGAAGAAAACCTCGATTTTGTCGAAGCGCTGCGGCGTTCGACCATCAAGCTGGTGGTGACGCGTCACGAACAGGCGGCGGCTTTCATGGCGGCGACGCACGGGCGGCTCACCGGCAAGCCTGGGGTCTGCCTTGCCACGCTCGGACCAGGAGCGCTGAATTTCACCACGGGAGCGGCCTACGCCCTGCTCGGCGCCATGCCTATGATCATGATCACGGGCCAGAAAGGCATCCTCAGCCGCAGGCAGGCGCGTTTCCAGATCGTGGACATGGTCTCGACCATGACACCGCTAACCAAATTGGCGCGGCAGATCGTCTCCGCCAGCAGCATCCCGACCATCGTGCGCGAGGCGTTCCGCATCGCACAACAGGAGCGGCCGGGACCCGTGCTGCTCGAACTGCCGGAAGACATCGCGAGCGAAATCGTCGCAGCGGGTACACCGGTCCCGCCCCATCCGATTGATCCTCCCATCGCGCCGCCCGAGGCGCTGAACCGGGCCGCCGAATTGATTCTCAAGGCCGAACGGCCGCTCATCATGCTGGGAGCTGCCGCGAGCCGTCCGCGTTTGGCGGATGCGTTGTCGGATTTCGTACGAAGGCTGCAGATTCCGTTCTTCAACACTCAGATGGGCAAGGGAGCGGTGTCCGGCGGATCGGGGCTTTACATGGGCACAGCCGCACTCTCCGAGCGCGACTACGTCCACCGCGCGATCGATCGCGCCGACCTGATTATCTCCATCGGTCACGATACGGTTGAAAAGCCGCCCTTCTTCATGGGGCCGAAAGGCCCGAGCGTGCTGCACGTCGGCTACCTGCCCGCGACCGTGGAAGAAGTGTTCTTCCCGAATGCCGAACTTGTGGGTGATGTTGGGCCCAGCCTGACGTTGCTGGCGGACCGGCTCGAAGGCAAACTGCCGAATGCCGGCGCATTGCTGGGGCTGCGCGAAGAAATCCTCTTTCACATTGGCGACCGTGCCGAGGAAAGCCGTTACCCGCTGACGCCGCAACGCATCGTGCACGACGTGCGTCAGGTGATGCCGGAGGATGGTATCGTCTGCCTCGACAACGGCATGTACAAAATCTGGTTCGCCCGCAATTACCGGACCCGCGTCGCTAACACGCTGCTGCTCGATAATGCGCTGGCCACCATGGGCGCGGGCTTACCGTCCGCCATGATGGCGGCCCTGCTCTATCCGCAGCGGCGCGTGCTCGCGGTGTGCGGCGACGGCGGCTTCATGATGAACTCGCAGGAGGTGGAAACGGCGGCACGCCTGAAGCTCAACCTTGTGGTCCTGATCCTGCAAGACAACGCCTATGGCATGATCCGCTGGAAGCAGGCAGTGGACGGCTATGCGGACTTCGGCCTCACCTTCAACAATCCCAACTTCGTCACCTATGCCAATGCCTACGGCATCAAGGGCAGCCGCGTGGAAGGTGCCAACGATCTGGCGCCCGTGCTTGAGGCGGCATTCGCGGGAGGCGGCGTGCACCTTGTCAGCGTACCGGTGGACTATTCGGAAAATGTCCGTGTGCTAGTGAACGAGTTGCGCGAGCAGAACGCGTAA
- a CDS encoding DNA-binding GntR family transcriptional regulator (product_source=COG1802; cath_funfam=1.10.10.10,1.20.120.530; cog=COG1802; pfam=PF00392,PF07729; smart=SM00345,SM00895; superfamily=46785,48008): MLGIDDAGTSSITYREIKRRIVDLYYEVGERLSETRLAEDLGVGRSPVRTALLRLKSEGWIDISPQSGTYIKALTPHEIREVADLRALLEMRAASVAAMRISDDVLRELRAEFIERERDVNNGEADAFIAMDNRLHAAIYDVTDNSLIRNILLDLRDKVQWIRRVCAVSNERVQDGYKELERILAALEQRDEGQAASAMRDHVKSAAAFCEQLEVQKLRRQPRARFIVDQLRSSIAPFENETPPAGAFGKDI, encoded by the coding sequence ATGCTCGGAATTGACGACGCCGGGACCTCTTCCATCACGTATCGCGAGATCAAACGCCGGATCGTCGATCTGTATTATGAGGTTGGCGAAAGGCTCTCTGAAACGCGTCTCGCGGAAGATCTCGGCGTTGGCCGCTCGCCTGTGCGTACCGCGTTGCTGCGCCTGAAGTCCGAAGGATGGATTGATATCTCGCCGCAAAGCGGCACCTACATCAAAGCACTTACGCCGCACGAAATCCGGGAAGTCGCGGATTTGCGGGCACTTCTCGAAATGCGTGCGGCCAGCGTTGCCGCGATGCGGATTTCTGACGATGTCCTGCGCGAGTTGCGTGCAGAGTTCATCGAGCGTGAACGTGACGTCAACAATGGCGAGGCAGATGCGTTCATCGCGATGGACAATCGTCTGCATGCTGCAATCTACGACGTCACCGACAATTCGCTAATCCGCAACATCCTGCTCGATCTGCGCGACAAGGTGCAATGGATCCGGCGCGTGTGTGCCGTGTCCAACGAACGCGTGCAAGACGGATACAAAGAGCTGGAACGTATCCTCGCAGCACTTGAGCAACGTGATGAGGGGCAGGCCGCATCAGCCATGCGCGATCACGTCAAAAGTGCAGCAGCGTTCTGCGAGCAGCTCGAAGTCCAAAAGCTGCGACGTCAGCCGCGCGCCCGTTTCATTGTCGATCAGCTTCGATCGAGCATCGCACCGTTTGAGAACGAGACGCCACCCGCGGGTGCTTTTGGGAAGGACATCTGA
- a CDS encoding NitT/TauT family transport system ATP-binding protein (product_source=KO:K02049; cath_funfam=3.40.50.300; cog=COG1116; ko=KO:K02049; pfam=PF00005; smart=SM00382; superfamily=52540), which yields MLATANATPFVVEKPQASAVVTLRDVTKIYDTAAGGTVHALSKINLDIRAGEFVSVLGASGCGKTTLLRIIGGLEDGYGGELKLRGRSGGGSHQDVGIVFQDANLLPWRSILQNVLLPAQVLELDKDASLARARELLELVGLKGFEDKYPFELSGGMRQRVSIARSLIHDPSILLMDEPFGALDALTREIMNEEVLKIWDRTKKTVFMITHSITEAVFMSDRVVVMSPRPGRVIAEVDIPLPRPRKLEMLSEERFGTLTKDLRRLLDIRTV from the coding sequence ATGCTGGCAACCGCAAACGCTACTCCTTTCGTGGTCGAGAAACCGCAGGCTTCGGCCGTGGTGACGCTAAGAGACGTCACCAAGATCTACGACACCGCCGCCGGCGGCACTGTCCATGCGCTCAGCAAGATCAATCTTGACATCCGTGCGGGCGAATTCGTGTCCGTGCTCGGCGCATCTGGATGCGGCAAGACCACGCTGCTTCGGATCATCGGCGGTCTTGAAGATGGCTATGGCGGTGAATTGAAGTTGCGCGGACGCTCTGGTGGAGGCTCGCATCAGGATGTCGGCATCGTGTTCCAGGATGCCAATCTCTTGCCCTGGCGCAGCATTCTTCAAAACGTCCTACTGCCGGCGCAGGTGCTTGAACTCGATAAGGATGCATCGCTGGCGCGAGCGCGCGAGTTACTTGAACTCGTCGGCCTGAAGGGATTCGAGGACAAGTATCCGTTCGAGCTGTCCGGCGGCATGCGGCAGCGCGTCTCGATCGCCAGATCTTTGATCCACGACCCATCGATTTTGCTGATGGATGAACCATTCGGGGCACTGGATGCGCTGACCCGCGAGATCATGAACGAAGAGGTTCTCAAAATCTGGGATCGGACCAAGAAGACGGTATTCATGATTACCCATTCGATCACAGAAGCCGTGTTCATGAGTGACCGCGTGGTGGTGATGTCGCCGCGCCCAGGACGCGTCATTGCCGAAGTGGATATTCCGTTGCCGCGTCCCCGCAAGCTCGAAATGCTGAGCGAGGAGCGGTTCGGCACGCTCACCAAAGATCTTCGGCGTCTCCTGGACATTCGCACGGTTTAA
- a CDS encoding NitT/TauT family transport system permease protein (product_source=KO:K02050; cath_funfam=1.10.3720.10; cog=COG0600; ko=KO:K02050; pfam=PF00528; superfamily=161098; transmembrane_helix_parts=Inside_1_23,TMhelix_24_46,Outside_47_60,TMhelix_61_83,Inside_84_89,TMhelix_90_112,Outside_113_133,TMhelix_134_156,Inside_157_195,TMhelix_196_218,Outside_219_237,TMhelix_238_260,Inside_261_276) — MAIDASAAAEIPASRKRHRLRWKAFFSSDTLVSFLGFVLLACVWELAVYLFKIPDFILPAPSAIALSLYRGLASGVFVYNFLVTAFQTLVGFVIAAVIGTAIGAAVAQFSIIERVVYPWLVALQTLPKIALAPLIIIWAGYGISSKIIIVALAAIFPVLVNTIMGLKSCDQGKLDLMRSLGAGRWETFRTVRLPNALPFIFAGLNVAIVLAILGSIVGEFVGSKAGLGNLILEANFQFDVARIFAVLVILGVFGVFLSHLMRMAQRHFLFWNKALT, encoded by the coding sequence ATGGCCATTGATGCATCCGCCGCCGCTGAAATCCCGGCGTCCCGCAAGCGACACCGATTGCGATGGAAGGCATTTTTCAGCTCGGATACGCTGGTATCGTTCCTCGGTTTCGTTCTGCTCGCATGTGTGTGGGAGCTCGCCGTCTATCTCTTCAAGATCCCTGACTTCATCCTGCCGGCGCCATCGGCGATTGCGCTGTCGCTGTATCGCGGCCTCGCGTCCGGCGTCTTTGTTTATAACTTCCTCGTCACCGCGTTCCAGACGCTGGTCGGGTTCGTCATTGCGGCTGTCATCGGCACTGCGATCGGAGCCGCCGTCGCGCAATTCAGCATCATCGAGCGTGTGGTTTATCCGTGGCTGGTCGCACTGCAGACGCTACCGAAGATCGCGCTGGCCCCGTTGATCATCATCTGGGCGGGGTACGGCATCTCTTCGAAGATCATCATCGTGGCACTGGCCGCAATCTTCCCTGTACTGGTGAACACCATCATGGGCCTGAAGTCCTGTGATCAGGGCAAGCTCGATCTCATGCGTTCGCTTGGCGCTGGGCGATGGGAGACTTTCCGGACGGTACGCTTGCCCAATGCGTTGCCCTTCATCTTCGCTGGGCTGAACGTCGCCATCGTGCTCGCGATCCTGGGCTCGATCGTCGGTGAGTTTGTCGGCTCCAAAGCAGGCTTGGGCAATCTGATCCTGGAAGCGAACTTCCAATTCGATGTGGCGCGCATTTTCGCCGTGCTGGTGATCCTCGGCGTATTCGGCGTCTTTCTCAGTCATCTCATGCGCATGGCGCAGCGCCACTTCCTGTTCTGGAACAAGGCACTGACCTGA
- a CDS encoding hypothetical protein (product_source=Hypo-rule applied) encodes MSENHNTPDQGDADRRKFLASCGKFAVVTPPAITLLLSTSLNSTAVAASNGNGNNGFGNGGDDGSNAGKQDVTR; translated from the coding sequence ATGTCAGAGAATCACAACACCCCCGACCAAGGGGATGCGGACCGCCGCAAATTCCTGGCCTCGTGTGGCAAGTTTGCCGTCGTCACTCCACCCGCCATTACGCTGTTGCTGTCCACCTCGTTGAATTCAACGGCTGTCGCGGCGTCGAACGGCAACGGTAACAATGGCTTCGGCAATGGCGGCGATGATGGAAGCAACGCTGGCAAGCAAGATGTGACCCGCTAG